CGGCCCTCCAGGTCGATCGCTTGCAGGCGTGGCGCCGCGGTTGTGGTCGCGTGTGCGACAACTTTTGCCGGAAGAACCTGGTGACCTCGCGTCCCCAAGTACAGGCCTGCGGCCAGTCCGGCTAGCGCGATGAATACCGCGACTCTCTTGAGTCGGTCCACTATCGCGGTTCGCCTTTCTCCACCGGGTAACCTTTTTCGACCCAGTCCGAGCCGAAGCTGGTCGAGAGGTAGAGGGCTTTCGCCTGGGTAAATCCCAACTTTTGAAGTTCCTGGTACGCCGGCCGGATATTGGGACAGTGCTCCCAGGGGCAACAGCCGCAGTACAGGACGAGGTGGGAGTTTTTCGGCAGAGAGGCCACGCGCTTGCGCAAACGGTTGAGGGACTCTGAATCGGCCGCCGAACCAATAAATTCAGCCCCCGGAATGTGCGCTTGAGCGTACAAGAAACGTGGTCCGACATACAGGACTGCCGGTTTCGCCGCGTCGGACCGCAGCGTTTTTACCAGGTCCTCCGGCTGTATCAAGTCTTGGCTGCCCAGCGGCAATTCGCTGCCGGCTCGCTTGCCTCCGTTTTGCGCCGCGGCAACCACTGTCGCCAGCAACAGAATAATGATGACTGTAAGTGAGATTCCCGCGGGCAAATGCCGATGCCGTATCGTGGTGTTCATCCCCTACAGTTTAAGCGAGGACTACGGCCGGGCGTAATAGCCGTCTCGCGCCTGCACCACCAGGTCTCTCTCGCGAGTTGCGACCTGGATTTTGTGATACCCGCTTGCGATCTGGTCAGGGGTATAGCCTAAGCTGTATTGGTTGCGAAGTTCTTCCTGGATCTGGGCGTAGATCTCCCCGATCGGCAGCTTTTTCGAGACTTCGAACATGCGCGCGCCGGTTTCCTTGGAGATCCTTTCCAGCACCTTCTTACCATTTGCCGTTGACTGCTGAGGTTGCGGGAACCTGGGGTAACCACCGCCGCGCCGTCCCCACCCGCCCCCGCCCATTCTCCCACCGAAGCCGCCGCCATAGGCGTCGGGATCAGCGAAGAGAATCGAATACACCATGGTGTCGGCGCGCAGAGCTGATTCGATGGCTCGCTCGATCGACACCCGGCTGGCGTTGTCCACGCCATCGGAAAGAATAATGAGAGCCTTCCGGCCTTGCTGTTTGCTGATGACCTCATCCGACGCCAGAAACACCGCGTCGTAAAGGGCGGTGCCGCCGGCGCCATGCGATCCTCCGCCGTGACCTCCGCTTCCCGGCCAACCGCCACCGCCGCCGGGCCAACCGCCGCCTGCACGTCGCATGGTCGGGGTTTCCAGTTTATCGAGCGCCGACTGCAGCTTCTGGCGCGACGAGGTGAGATCCTGCAGAAGCTCGCTCTCGCCTTCGAAATGAATGACGAATGCCTTGTCGCGGTCTTCGCGCAACATTTGCTCCAGGAAGACAAAACTCGCGCTGCGTTCCTGGTCGATCAAGCGGCGCTGGCTCAGGCTGGTGTCCACCAGCAATCCGATCGACAGGGGCAGGTCGCTTTCCTTGGCGAAATACTTGATGACTTGCGGGCGCCCATCCTCAACCAGCGAGAAATCGTCCTTGCTAAGACCGCGAACAATCTCTCCCTTCTTCGTGCGCACCGTGGCCGGAACGTTGACCACTTTGACGTTCGAGGAGAATGTCGGAAGCTGTTGCGCGCTGACTGGTCCCAGCGGAACGCAGAGGCAGATTACTGCCAGAGACGCGCACGCTATCTGCCACCGGCGCTGCCTGCGAGCGAGTTCTAATGCCATGGGGGAGATGTGCCTCACCACTGGCCATAACACCGGTCGAGGTTAAAAGTTGGCGGATGCCGGCAGAATTTCCGAAACGCCGCGTCGACATCGCGTTTATGATCTGATTCTCTCGGACAAGTGAGCCATGAGAACCGTCCTGACCGCATCGGCGCTTCTGACACCCCTGGAACGGATTGAGCAGCCGCTGATCGTTATTGAAGATGGGCAAATTGCAAGGGTGAGCTCTCGCCAACTGTCGGAGATACCCGCCGGGACCGAAGTGCGTGACTTTCCTGACGGTGTGTTGGCGCCGGGTCTGATCGACATTCACATTCATGGCGGCGCCGGGCACGATGTCATGACCGCCAACGCCGGCGCTCTGGAGGATTTCGAGAGGGCTCTGGTTCGCCACGGCGTGACCGGCTATTTCCCCACCACCGTCACCGCGCCGCTCGATACGACTTGCGTTGCCTTAGAAAGGCTCGCCTCGGCGATCGAGACGGTTTCAGCTCGATCCCGCGACGGCAGCCTGCGCGCACAACCGCTCGGCATTCACCTGGAGGGTCCATTCATCAGCCATGCAAAACGAGGTGTTCATCCGTCCTATCATTTGCAGGCGCCCTCGCTCGAAATTTTCGACCATCTCTGGCAGGCTGCACGTGGAAAAATATCGATCATGACGGTTGCGCCGGAACTCCCCCACGCGGAGTACCTGATCGCGGAGGCGGCGCGGCGCGGCGTGTGCGTCAGCATGGGACACAGCGATAGCCCACTGGCGGCTGTGGAAACTGCGGTTGCCGCCGGCGCTCGCCACGCCACCCACACTTTCAATGCAATGCGCCCTCTCGATCACCGCGAGCCCGGCATTCTGGGCGCGGTGCTCGCGGATGAAAGGTTGACGGCCGACATTATCGCCGACGGCATTCACGTCCATCCCGAAGTAATCCGGATATTCCTGCGTGCCAAGGGGGCGGAACGCGCGGTGCTGATTACCGATGCAATTAGCGCCACGGGCATGGGCGACGGCCGCTATCAACTCGGCGGATTTGAAGTCACGGTGACCGGCGAGCGCTGTGAGTACGAAGGCCGCCTCGCTGGAAGCGTGCTCACGCTGGATCGCGCGGTACGCAATGTAGTGCAATTTGCCGGCTGGAATCTGCAGCAGGCAATCCGCCTGGCAACGCTGAATGCCGCTTCCGTGGCTGGTTTCGCCGGACGCAAAGGCCACATCGTCGAAGGCGCCGACGCCGATATCGTGGTCCTGACCGGCGATGGACGACCACTCAAAACATTCGTCGCGGGCATGGCGGTTAGCTAGGCTACAGCGTCCGCGTGATCTTGCTCAGGGCGCGCGGGCAATCCGGATCCAGTCCTTTGACCTCCGCCAGCGATACGGCCAGCAATTGGGCCGGGATGATATACGGAATCGGAGTGTAGAGATCGGCGGGGCGGTCGCGAGATTCGATTTCCAGTGGGATGACGAAGCTGTGGTTGAGCCTGCCGGACGCAGCCCGTTTTACCGCAGCGCGATGGCTTTGGTCGGTGATGATCAATGTTTCCGCGCCGATTTCCTGCAGCTGGCTCGCGAGTCCGGCCAATCCCTTCCAGGTGACGCCGGGAGGCGCAAACATGAACACTGGGAACGAAGCTTCCAGCATCGCGATGGGACCGTGCAGAAAATCGGCGGAAGAAAATCGTTCCGCAACCACGTAGCATGTCTCCATCAGCTTGAGTGCGAACTCGAAGGCGTTGGCATAATTCAGCCCGCGCGCGACCACTACCGCCCGCTCCATGAAGCGATAGCGCACCGCCTGCGCGGCGATTTCCGGCTGCAACTGGAGCGCCGCGGACGCGCACTGCGGAAGGCGGCGCAGGTCGTCGACTCGGATCGATCCTCCCAGCGCGTACGCCAGCAGGTAAAACGTGAGCAGTTGGCCGGTGTAGGTCTTGGTTGCCGCAACACTTTCTTCTGTCCCGGCGCGCACCAGGAAAACCGTGTCCACCAGTCGCGCCAGTTCGCTGGTTTGCTGGTTTGTGATTCCCAGGGTAAACGCGCCCTGCGCTGCGGCCTGTTTCACCACCACGTTGATGTCGGTGGATTCGCCGGATTGCGAAATCGCGACCAGCAGGATGTCCTTAAGATCCATCGCGGATTTGTACAGCGTATACACCGAGGGGGCGGCAAGCGAGACCGGGATCCCGGTCGTGATCTCGAGGAGGTAACGTCCGAACTGTGCCGCATTATCGGAGGTGCCGCGCGCGACCAGCACGATCAGCCGCGGCTTTCGTTTGGCAAAGCGCCTTCGGATCTTCTCCGCTGTCGCCAGTTCGGATGCAATCGTGCGTTCCAGCACTTCCGGTTGCTGCCCGATCTCCCGCAACATCTTCGAAGCCGGCATCGATGTCGTCCTGGAAGGTGCTGGGCCGCTTAGCACCCAGCGTCACCCTAAGTTATACCTTCAGTGCAAAAAAGTGGGCCTGCAGAAGCGCAGGCCCTCTCGGCGTGCGAATTCCCAAGCCGGCAATGCCGCTGCGGCTTAGAACAGCAGCTTGAGCGCGAGCTGCAACTGCCGCGGATCACGGGCGCTGGTAACCCGCG
This region of Terriglobales bacterium genomic DNA includes:
- a CDS encoding VWA domain-containing protein, which encodes MALELARRQRRWQIACASLAVICLCVPLGPVSAQQLPTFSSNVKVVNVPATVRTKKGEIVRGLSKDDFSLVEDGRPQVIKYFAKESDLPLSIGLLVDTSLSQRRLIDQERSASFVFLEQMLREDRDKAFVIHFEGESELLQDLTSSRQKLQSALDKLETPTMRRAGGGWPGGGGGWPGSGGHGGGSHGAGGTALYDAVFLASDEVISKQQGRKALIILSDGVDNASRVSIERAIESALRADTMVYSILFADPDAYGGGFGGRMGGGGWGRRGGGYPRFPQPQQSTANGKKVLERISKETGARMFEVSKKLPIGEIYAQIQEELRNQYSLGYTPDQIASGYHKIQVATRERDLVVQARDGYYARP
- a CDS encoding rhodanese-like domain-containing protein, with the translated sequence MNTTIRHRHLPAGISLTVIIILLLATVVAAAQNGGKRAGSELPLGSQDLIQPEDLVKTLRSDAAKPAVLYVGPRFLYAQAHIPGAEFIGSAADSESLNRLRKRVASLPKNSHLVLYCGCCPWEHCPNIRPAYQELQKLGFTQAKALYLSTSFGSDWVEKGYPVEKGEPR
- a CDS encoding SIS domain-containing protein, whose translation is MPASKMLREIGQQPEVLERTIASELATAEKIRRRFAKRKPRLIVLVARGTSDNAAQFGRYLLEITTGIPVSLAAPSVYTLYKSAMDLKDILLVAISQSGESTDINVVVKQAAAQGAFTLGITNQQTSELARLVDTVFLVRAGTEESVAATKTYTGQLLTFYLLAYALGGSIRVDDLRRLPQCASAALQLQPEIAAQAVRYRFMERAVVVARGLNYANAFEFALKLMETCYVVAERFSSADFLHGPIAMLEASFPVFMFAPPGVTWKGLAGLASQLQEIGAETLIITDQSHRAAVKRAASGRLNHSFVIPLEIESRDRPADLYTPIPYIIPAQLLAVSLAEVKGLDPDCPRALSKITRTL
- the nagA gene encoding N-acetylglucosamine-6-phosphate deacetylase, which codes for MRTVLTASALLTPLERIEQPLIVIEDGQIARVSSRQLSEIPAGTEVRDFPDGVLAPGLIDIHIHGGAGHDVMTANAGALEDFERALVRHGVTGYFPTTVTAPLDTTCVALERLASAIETVSARSRDGSLRAQPLGIHLEGPFISHAKRGVHPSYHLQAPSLEIFDHLWQAARGKISIMTVAPELPHAEYLIAEAARRGVCVSMGHSDSPLAAVETAVAAGARHATHTFNAMRPLDHREPGILGAVLADERLTADIIADGIHVHPEVIRIFLRAKGAERAVLITDAISATGMGDGRYQLGGFEVTVTGERCEYEGRLAGSVLTLDRAVRNVVQFAGWNLQQAIRLATLNAASVAGFAGRKGHIVEGADADIVVLTGDGRPLKTFVAGMAVS